The Lycium ferocissimum isolate CSIRO_LF1 chromosome 1, AGI_CSIRO_Lferr_CH_V1, whole genome shotgun sequence genome includes a region encoding these proteins:
- the LOC132056407 gene encoding LOW QUALITY PROTEIN: AAA-ATPase At3g28580-like (The sequence of the model RefSeq protein was modified relative to this genomic sequence to represent the inferred CDS: inserted 1 base in 1 codon) — translation MMMMMEQVWTQLGPAIATLVFVWTMYQNYFPHEIRGHITRYTDKIVSYFYPYMQIIFHEYETDGWYERSKAYVAIERYLSKNSSTQAKRLKANVVKDGQSVVLTMDDHEEVTDEYKGEKVWWTSSQQVVHRPREDEKRYFKLKFHQKNRELITNSYLKYVLDEGKAISVRERQRKLYTNDTGGGGYRSRMWSQVVFEHPSTFDTLAMDPNKKQEIMDDLETFSKSKEYYAKVGKAWKHGYLLYGPPGTGKSIMIAAMANFLQYDVYDLELTAVKDNTEXRKLLIDTTSKSIIVIEDIDCSLDLTGQREKKKEEKEEVKDEKDAIKEEVKKLGPEKKPSEVTLFGLLNFIDGLWSAIGGERLIVFTTNFVEKLDPALIRRGRMDKHIELSYCCFESFKVLAKNYLDVESHDHFPEIRRLLEETNMTPADVAENLMPKSSKENVDTCLERLIKVLEIAKEEARLKAEEEERAKVEKEKGEKEKEKEKETEAKNPEPLADEFKENGKLESNGVKEDGDASKV, via the exons atgatgatgatgatggaacAAGTCTGGACTCAATTAGGTCCAGCTATTGCAACATTGGTGTTCGTCTGGACCATGTACCAGAACTATTTCCCTCACGAAATTCGTGGTCATATTACGAGGTATACTGATAAAATTGTTAGctatttctacccttatatgcaaattatttttcatgagtaTGAAACTGATGGATGGTACGAGCGTAGCAAAGCTTATGTTGCAATTGAAAGGTACCTTAGCAAAAACTCCTCCACACAAGCTAAGCGTCTCAAAGCCAACGTAGTGAAAGATGGCCAATCTGTCGTACTAACTATGGATGATCACGAGGAGGTAACCGATGAATATAAAGGCGAAAAGGTTTGGTGGACTTCTAGCCAACAAGTTGTTCATAGACCAAGGGAGGATGAGAAGAGGTATTTCAAGCTTAAGTTTCACCAGAAGAATAGGGAACTTATAACCAATTCATACTTGAAGTATGTGTTGGATGAAGGGAAGGCGATTTCTGTAAGAGAAAGGCAGAGGAAGTTGTACACAAACGACACGGGAGGTGGTGGGTACAGGAGCAGAATGTGGAGCCAAGTAGTGTTTGAGCATCCATCAACATTTGATACTTTAGCAATGGATCCAAACAAGAAGCAAGAGATTATGGATGATCTCGAAACATTTAGCAAGTCGAAGGAATATTATGCAAAGGTTGGTAAGGCGTGGAAGCACGGTTATCTTCTATATGGTCCTCCTGGAACCGGTAAGTCCATCATGATTGCTGCTATGGCTAATTTCTTACAATATGATGTCTATGATCTTGAATTGACAGCGGTTAAGGACAACACCG CTAGAAAGTTATTGATAGACACAACAAGTAAGTCTATTATTGTGATTGAAGACATCGATTGTTCCCTTGACCTTACCGGCCAAagggagaagaagaaagaagagaaagaggaagTAAAAGACGAGAAAGATGCCATCAAGGAGGAGGTGAAGAAATTAGGACCGGAAAAGAAGCCAAGCGAGGTAACTTTATTTGGTCTATTGAATTTCATTGATGGGCTATGGTCAGCTATTGGTGGTGAAAGGCTAATTGTTTTCACCACAAACTTTGTGGAAAAGCTTGATCCTGCTCTAATTCGGAGGGGTAGGATGGATAAACACATTGAGTTATCATACTGCTGCTTTGAGTCCTTCAAGGTGCTTGCAAAGAATTATCTAGATGTTGAATCTCATGATCACTTTCCTGAGATTCGTCGTTTATTGGAGGAAACGAATATGACTCCTGCTGATGTTGCTGAGAATCTAATGCCAAAGTCTTCAAAGGAAAATGTAGACACTTGCTTGGAGAGATTGATTAAAGTTCTTGAAATTGCTAAGGAGGAAGCAAGATTGAAGGCTGAGGAAGAAGAGAGGGCAAAGgttgaaaaggaaaagggagagaaggagaaagagaaagagaaggagacAGAAGCGAAGAATCCTGAACCATTGGCTGATGAATTCAAAGAAAATGGCAAATTAGAGAGTAATGGTGTCAAGGAAGATGGGGATGCTAGTAAAGTTTGA